The Nocardioides pantholopis genome window below encodes:
- a CDS encoding MCE family protein, which yields MTRYRTAFAERNKVVLALVGLTAMGLIFAAAFNAAALPVIGGGETHTARFAEAGGLRSGNEVRIAGVKVGEVEDVSLERGVVEVRFRVEDVELGDQTRAAVKVKTMLGRKYLALEPGGRGELDGPIPLENTTTPYDVNAAFSDLSETVTEIDTDQLAESFTALSEAFEDTPESVRGMVSGLTALSRTISSRDTELAALLDSTTEVTGTLQERNEEFAKIITDGSTLLAELERRRDAVGQMLDGTARLGTQLTGLVRDNEKQLAPALARLDRVTAILQRNQDHLEDALRQLGPYYRVLASATGSGRWVDTYVCGLFDAAGAPVLDNDVARDCQPAAPSSGGKP from the coding sequence ATGACGAGGTATCGCACCGCGTTCGCGGAGCGCAACAAGGTGGTGCTCGCGCTGGTGGGCCTCACCGCGATGGGCCTGATCTTCGCGGCCGCCTTCAACGCCGCGGCGCTGCCGGTCATCGGCGGCGGCGAGACCCACACCGCCAGGTTCGCCGAGGCCGGTGGCCTGCGGTCCGGCAACGAGGTCCGGATCGCCGGGGTCAAGGTCGGGGAGGTCGAGGATGTGTCCCTGGAGCGGGGCGTGGTCGAGGTGCGCTTCCGGGTCGAGGACGTCGAGCTCGGCGACCAGACCCGGGCCGCGGTCAAGGTCAAGACCATGCTCGGGCGCAAGTACCTCGCCCTGGAGCCCGGCGGCCGCGGGGAGCTCGACGGTCCGATCCCGCTGGAGAACACCACCACGCCGTACGACGTGAACGCGGCGTTCTCCGACCTCTCCGAGACCGTCACGGAGATCGACACCGACCAGCTCGCCGAGAGCTTCACGGCGCTCTCGGAGGCGTTCGAGGACACCCCGGAGTCGGTGCGCGGCATGGTCAGCGGGCTGACCGCGCTCTCGCGCACGATCTCCAGCCGCGACACCGAGCTCGCCGCGCTGCTCGACTCCACCACCGAGGTCACCGGCACCCTCCAGGAGCGCAACGAGGAGTTCGCGAAGATCATCACCGACGGCAGCACCCTGCTCGCCGAGCTGGAGCGCCGGCGCGATGCGGTCGGCCAGATGCTGGACGGGACCGCCCGGCTCGGCACCCAGCTCACCGGCCTGGTGCGGGACAACGAGAAGCAGCTCGCGCCCGCCCTGGCGCGGCTGGACCGGGTCACGGCGATCCTGCAGCGCAACCAGGACCACCTCGAGGACGCGCTGCGGCAGCTGGGCCCGTACTACCGGGTCCTGGCCTCGGCCACCGGCAGCGGCCGCTGGGTCGACACCTACGTGTGCGGCCTCTTCGACGCCGCCGGGGCGCCCGTTCTCGACAACGACGTGGCCCGGGACTGCCAGCCGGCCGCACCGAGCAGCGGAGGCAAGCCATGA
- a CDS encoding MCE family protein, with the protein MSPVRARAAAVLCCLGVLLLSGCGVFSRGVYEMPLPGGADVGDHPMTITAEFDDVLDLVPQSSVKVDNVAVGRVSDIRVQDNGRSARVELTIRGDVELPAGTTARLKQTSLLGEKYVALVRPSAPAANTAPLASGASLGLAETSQAAEVEQVLGALSLVLNGGGIGQFQEISRELQQVSAGRPQEIKAFLTQLETFVAGVDSRSEAITAALDGLADLSRTLDADKDKIVRALDGLSPGMQVLVDQRQQLVAMLRALDRLSTVTVATLKESQKDIVADLEALEPILAQLAKSGSDLPRSLQILLTYPFPDSVLGAIEGDYLNIFVTTNFRTVPADCAAIACAWPQVAGALEGGPPVPVAQDETTSPAQPAQPAQPGQPGARSTDGPAPTLLPPTSSATPGLPSATVPVPTGEPSTAPADPGGPPTDAAPGAPATEGDGS; encoded by the coding sequence ATGAGCCCGGTGCGGGCCCGCGCCGCCGCGGTCCTGTGCTGCCTGGGCGTGCTGCTGCTCAGCGGCTGCGGGGTCTTCAGCCGCGGCGTCTACGAGATGCCGCTGCCCGGCGGTGCCGACGTCGGGGACCACCCGATGACGATCACCGCGGAGTTCGACGACGTCCTCGACCTGGTGCCCCAGTCCAGCGTCAAGGTCGACAACGTCGCGGTGGGCCGGGTCTCCGACATCCGGGTCCAGGACAACGGCCGCAGCGCCCGCGTCGAGCTCACCATCCGCGGCGACGTCGAGCTGCCCGCCGGCACCACCGCCCGGCTGAAGCAGACCTCCCTGCTGGGGGAGAAGTACGTCGCGCTGGTGCGGCCGAGCGCGCCAGCGGCGAACACCGCGCCGCTGGCCTCCGGGGCCAGCCTCGGCCTCGCCGAGACCTCGCAGGCCGCCGAGGTCGAGCAGGTGCTCGGCGCGCTCTCGCTGGTCCTCAACGGCGGCGGCATCGGCCAGTTCCAGGAGATCTCCCGCGAGCTGCAGCAGGTCTCGGCCGGCCGGCCGCAGGAGATCAAAGCGTTCCTGACCCAGCTGGAGACGTTCGTCGCCGGCGTCGACAGCCGCAGCGAGGCGATCACCGCCGCCCTCGACGGCCTCGCCGACCTCTCCCGGACCCTGGACGCCGACAAGGACAAGATCGTGCGCGCGCTGGACGGGCTCAGCCCCGGCATGCAGGTGCTGGTCGACCAGCGCCAGCAGCTGGTCGCGATGCTGCGGGCCCTGGACCGGCTCTCCACGGTCACGGTCGCCACCCTGAAGGAGTCCCAGAAGGACATCGTCGCGGACCTGGAGGCGCTCGAGCCGATCCTGGCCCAGCTCGCCAAGTCGGGCTCCGACCTGCCGCGCTCGCTGCAGATCCTGCTGACCTACCCGTTCCCGGACTCGGTGCTGGGCGCCATCGAGGGCGACTACCTCAACATCTTCGTGACCACGAACTTCCGCACGGTGCCCGCCGACTGCGCCGCGATCGCCTGTGCCTGGCCGCAGGTGGCGGGGGCGCTCGAGGGCGGGCCGCCGGTGCCTGTCGCGCAGGACGAGACCACCTCGCCCGCCCAGCCCGCCCAGCCCGCCCAGCCGGGGCAGCCGGGCGCGAGGAGCACCGACGGCCCCGCCCCCACGCTGCTGCCGCCCACCAGCTCGGCCACCCCGGGCCTGCCCTCGGCGACCGTGCCGGTCCCGACCGGCGAGCCCAGTACGGCGCCGGCGGACCCGGGCGGCCCGCCCACCGACGCGGCGCCGGGCGCGCCGGCCACCGAGGGAGACGGCTCGTGA
- a CDS encoding MCE family protein → MSRAYKISDLLLGLGYLVVTGALVLGALLVYDRTFVDSVEVTLAVDDLGNALQEGSDVKLNGVPVGRVEGVRATGSGADVALALEPDAAESLAPGTVARLLPKTLFGERYVALLPPENGSGGLSEGDTIQQDASSEAVALDAVLDELLPLLESIQPEKLAATLGEFSTLLRGRGEEIGDTLVAWSDYLERLNPHVPQMTEDLARLAEVAETYDAAAPELLSALDSLTVTSATVVEERSALADAYARVITAADASTGWVRRNRQTIEVLADESREALESVRPYARQFPCLLRAARDFIPVMDETLGAGTDEPGMHVRLNVVEGRGKYRPGVDAPSYVSGAKPRCPYATGSRSSRPATPADPAGAVTDEPAPIPAPPTEVTAPAADDLGEANSPAENQLIAELLAPTRGVAPAAYPRWASLLVGPVLRGTEVSLR, encoded by the coding sequence ATGAGCCGCGCGTACAAGATCTCCGACCTGCTGCTGGGGCTGGGCTACCTGGTCGTCACCGGTGCCCTGGTCCTCGGCGCGCTGCTGGTCTACGACCGCACCTTCGTCGACAGCGTCGAGGTCACGCTCGCCGTCGACGACCTCGGCAACGCCCTCCAGGAGGGCTCCGACGTCAAGCTGAACGGCGTCCCGGTGGGCCGGGTCGAGGGCGTGCGCGCCACCGGGTCCGGCGCCGACGTCGCGCTCGCGCTGGAGCCCGACGCCGCGGAGTCGCTGGCGCCGGGCACCGTCGCCCGGCTGCTGCCCAAGACCCTCTTCGGGGAGCGGTACGTCGCGCTGCTCCCGCCCGAGAACGGCTCCGGCGGCCTGAGCGAGGGTGACACGATCCAGCAGGACGCCTCCTCCGAGGCGGTGGCCCTGGACGCCGTCCTCGACGAGCTGCTGCCGCTGCTGGAGTCCATCCAGCCCGAGAAGCTCGCGGCCACGCTCGGCGAGTTCAGCACCCTCCTGCGCGGTCGCGGCGAGGAGATCGGCGACACCCTGGTCGCCTGGTCGGACTACCTGGAGCGGCTGAACCCGCACGTGCCGCAGATGACCGAGGACCTGGCCCGGCTCGCTGAGGTCGCCGAGACCTACGACGCGGCCGCCCCCGAGCTGCTGTCGGCCCTGGACTCCCTCACGGTCACCTCCGCGACCGTGGTCGAGGAGCGCTCCGCGCTCGCCGACGCCTACGCCCGGGTGATCACCGCTGCCGACGCCAGCACCGGCTGGGTCCGCCGCAACCGGCAGACCATCGAGGTGCTCGCCGACGAGAGCCGGGAGGCCCTGGAGTCGGTGCGGCCCTACGCCCGCCAGTTCCCGTGCCTGCTCCGGGCCGCGCGCGACTTCATCCCGGTGATGGACGAGACCCTCGGGGCGGGCACCGACGAGCCGGGGATGCACGTGCGGCTCAACGTCGTCGAGGGCCGCGGGAAGTACCGACCCGGCGTCGACGCGCCCAGCTACGTCTCCGGCGCGAAGCCGCGCTGCCCCTACGCGACCGGCAGCCGGTCGTCCCGACCGGCGACGCCGGCGGACCCGGCCGGCGCGGTGACGGACGAGCCGGCCCCGATCCCCGCGCCGCCCACCGAGGTGACGGCCCCGGCGGCCGACGACCTGGGCGAGGCCAACTCGCCAGCGGAGAACCAGCTGATCGCCGAGCTGCTGGCCCCCACCCGGGGCGTCGCGCCCGCGGCGTACCCGCGCTGGGCCAGCCTGCTGGTCGGCCCGGTGCTGCGCGGCACGGAGGTGAGCCTGCGATGA
- a CDS encoding MCE family protein, translated as MTGTLIKSLVFTLVTVLATAALAATIRNDGGGPGREYSAVFSDVTSLNEGDDVRMSGVKVGTVAGIELVDDRVAEVSFSVSEDIELTTEATAELRFRNLVGQRYIALEPGAPTAPAADAGHRFPAEQTQPALDLTVLFNGFQPLFRLLDPKDVNTLSAQVIAVFQGEGATVESLLASTASLTSTLAEKDQVIGELITHLESVLSTVNDRSGQLDTTIVTLQRLVSGLAEDSAVIGQTLEGLGDLTGSVADLAEEGRAPLKGSITALGELSENLAADDDVVEDFLQTLPTKLDRIGRLGSYGSWLNTYVCSIEGRIPLPEGYLGDLGAQPVAGRCS; from the coding sequence ATGACCGGGACCCTGATCAAGAGCCTGGTGTTCACGCTGGTCACGGTGCTCGCCACCGCCGCGCTCGCCGCCACGATCCGCAACGACGGCGGCGGCCCGGGCCGGGAGTACTCCGCTGTGTTCTCGGACGTGACCAGCCTCAACGAGGGCGACGACGTGCGGATGTCGGGCGTGAAGGTGGGCACCGTGGCCGGGATCGAGCTCGTCGACGACCGGGTCGCCGAGGTGTCCTTCTCGGTGTCCGAGGACATCGAGCTGACCACCGAGGCCACCGCGGAGCTGCGGTTCCGCAACCTGGTCGGGCAGCGCTACATCGCGCTCGAGCCGGGCGCCCCCACGGCCCCGGCCGCCGACGCGGGGCACCGCTTCCCGGCCGAGCAAACCCAGCCGGCGCTGGACCTGACAGTGCTGTTCAACGGCTTCCAGCCGCTGTTCCGGCTGCTCGACCCGAAGGACGTGAACACCCTCAGCGCGCAGGTGATCGCGGTCTTCCAGGGCGAGGGCGCGACCGTGGAGAGCCTGCTGGCCAGCACCGCCAGCCTGACCTCGACGCTGGCGGAGAAGGACCAGGTGATCGGCGAGCTGATCACCCACCTCGAGTCCGTGCTGAGCACCGTCAATGACCGGTCCGGCCAGCTCGACACCACGATCGTCACCCTGCAGCGCCTGGTCAGCGGCCTGGCCGAGGACAGCGCCGTGATCGGGCAGACGCTCGAGGGCCTCGGTGACCTGACCGGCAGCGTCGCGGACCTCGCCGAGGAGGGCCGCGCCCCGCTCAAGGGGTCGATCACCGCCCTCGGCGAGCTCTCGGAGAACCTCGCCGCCGACGACGACGTCGTCGAGGACTTCCTCCAGACGCTGCCGACCAAGCTGGACCGGATCGGCCGGCTCGGCAGCTACGGGTCCTGGCTCAACACCTACGTCTGCTCGATCGAGGGCCGGATCCCGCTGCCCGAGGGTTATCTGGGCGACCTCGGCGCCCAGCCGGTCGCCGGGAGGTGTTCGTGA
- a CDS encoding MCE family protein — translation MSRQSRRRTGIVVGVAAVLLAAGGVVGARALMAEESVEVEAVFASTVGLYPGSDVQVLGVPVGSVTAVEPGSDGVRVSMRLDDDQVAADTRAVIVAPTLVSDRYVQLTEPLIEGPALRSGTVIGLEDTDVPVEIDELYASLEDAGRALGPKGANRDGALSDLLETAAANLDGQGSSINTMISEFAKASGTLADSDEAFFATLGNLEQLNTMLVENDEAVADVNRQFASVTDYLAEDRGDLARAVQNLGGALAVVDDFIRENRGNLRTSVDNLTGPTKVLARQRAGLEESVRMMPLVLQNFLRAYDVRTDTLHGRVNLNELTTWSRNGLDAQTSEDAPPTLLPGTGADR, via the coding sequence ATGAGCCGGCAGTCGCGACGGCGTACCGGGATCGTGGTCGGCGTGGCCGCCGTGCTGCTCGCGGCCGGCGGGGTCGTCGGCGCGCGGGCGCTGATGGCCGAGGAGAGCGTCGAGGTCGAGGCGGTCTTCGCCAGCACGGTCGGGCTCTACCCCGGCTCCGACGTCCAGGTGCTCGGCGTGCCGGTCGGCTCGGTCACCGCCGTCGAGCCCGGCAGCGACGGGGTCCGGGTCTCGATGCGGCTCGACGACGACCAGGTCGCCGCCGACACCCGGGCGGTCATCGTCGCGCCGACCCTGGTCAGCGACCGCTACGTCCAGCTCACCGAGCCGCTCATCGAGGGCCCCGCGCTGCGCTCGGGCACCGTGATCGGCCTGGAGGACACCGACGTCCCCGTCGAGATCGACGAGCTGTACGCCAGCCTCGAGGACGCCGGGCGCGCACTCGGGCCGAAGGGCGCCAACCGGGACGGGGCGCTCTCGGACCTGCTCGAGACGGCCGCGGCCAACCTCGACGGGCAGGGCTCCTCGATCAACACGATGATCAGCGAGTTCGCCAAGGCCAGCGGCACCCTCGCCGACTCCGACGAGGCGTTCTTCGCGACCCTGGGCAACCTCGAGCAGCTCAACACGATGCTGGTGGAGAACGACGAGGCCGTCGCCGACGTGAACCGGCAGTTCGCCTCGGTGACCGACTACCTCGCCGAGGACCGCGGCGACCTGGCCCGGGCCGTGCAGAACCTCGGCGGGGCGCTGGCCGTGGTCGACGACTTCATCCGGGAGAACCGCGGCAACCTGCGCACCAGCGTCGACAACCTCACCGGCCCCACGAAGGTGCTGGCCCGGCAGCGCGCCGGGCTGGAGGAGTCGGTGCGGATGATGCCGCTGGTGCTGCAGAACTTCCTGCGCGCCTACGACGTGCGGACCGACACCCTGCACGGCCGGGTCAACCTCAACGAGCTCACCACCTGGTCGCGCAACGGCCTGGACGCCCAGACCTCCGAGGACGCCCCGCCCACCCTGCTCCCCGGCACGGGGGCGGACCGATGA